A single Candidatus Rubidus massiliensis DNA region contains:
- the prmA_2 gene encoding Ribosomal protein L11 methyltransferase has translation MKKITKNFSQFFLSLLFSSIVLSSSLIHAATEKKEKIEVADQLLEKNQSIEEKYTFDFKGLTFVGYPNVYSPVIFPGASKQGKIPLRKGDSFLEMGCGTGIFSILAALEGADRVVAIDVNPDAVANTKENVRLHNLEKTITVLEGDMFSPLNEKDKFDVIFFNIPFCHKNCNVEDLSMLGRSLYDPEHDILYRFLKEGKNHLAPKGVMILGYSTTHGDVPLMMEWAEKFHWDVQLIHKIGDETKDFVTVEMYKFSPK, from the coding sequence ATGAAGAAAATCACAAAAAACTTTTCACAATTTTTTTTAAGTCTTTTATTTTCAAGTATTGTATTAAGTAGTTCTCTTATCCATGCAGCCACAGAAAAAAAAGAAAAAATTGAAGTTGCCGATCAATTATTAGAAAAAAATCAGAGTATTGAGGAAAAATATACCTTTGATTTTAAAGGACTGACCTTTGTTGGTTATCCAAATGTCTACTCACCAGTTATTTTTCCAGGGGCTAGTAAACAGGGAAAAATTCCTTTAAGGAAAGGGGATTCTTTTTTAGAAATGGGATGTGGAACTGGGATTTTTTCAATTCTGGCTGCTTTAGAGGGGGCGGATCGTGTTGTGGCAATTGATGTAAATCCAGACGCCGTAGCCAATACAAAAGAAAATGTACGCTTACATAACTTAGAAAAAACCATAACGGTTTTAGAAGGAGATATGTTTTCTCCATTAAATGAAAAGGATAAATTTGACGTTATATTTTTTAATATTCCTTTCTGTCATAAAAATTGTAATGTTGAAGATTTATCTATGTTAGGGAGAAGTTTATATGATCCGGAACACGATATTCTTTATAGATTTTTAAAGGAGGGAAAAAATCATCTAGCTCCTAAAGGAGTTATGATTTTAGGTTATTCAACTACACATGGGGACGTGCCTTTAATGATGGAGTGGGCGGAAAAATTTCATTGGGATGTACAGCTTATTCATAAAATCGGAGATGAGACTAAAGATTTTGTAACGGTGGAGATGTATAAATTTAGTCCAAAATAA
- the spkA gene encoding Serine/threonine-protein kinase A, which translates to MSINNDSLSNSGNLSSSSSSAANSPLKKTTTTASVSGTAIAKISVSTINSNNKSTHYKPEEFYGGGKPYDPNVGVTEFLTFSKIQTIFTTSLEEPLPSIPDSNKLNIRTLDEKEIENLQNVIGIGLNALQIETEEDNREDIVSNQLEKIGIHPDEVQILLSNPLSYEELRYVLKSFSTILKNTLITNENELVINSGQLNTQLNVKTLLKVIVESVQLFDNTSQSLQIKIDNHSFVLMKDLSAEQKTIQIFQTTTFEKLGTGTYGDVYSLVHLNQGSQVVAKVAMSEIDIDLFNEVKILNHIYSNVDHPPPGISLPQIGFFKDVNYFPALILHKYDGSSLNNFFKTNTYRQLPLSDKLKGIASICEGVRYLHSIGVIHGDIKPRNILVNKQPLQFFIADFGGSINISDEMIRKKVEGKIDIPSSFTLNYATSSYIEDLKQARKEANYEKWTELRLKADIFALGLVIFKMLTGKKAYPGTASIGGQIPDFYQLIPKELPKESADILLNMLNPDYKQREGDMDKIVAAFTNF; encoded by the coding sequence ATGTCAATCAATAACGATTCTTTAAGTAATTCAGGAAATTTATCTTCTTCTAGTTCCTCAGCCGCCAATTCACCTTTAAAAAAAACGACTACAACAGCGTCCGTATCAGGAACTGCTATAGCGAAAATCTCTGTGTCAACTATAAATAGCAATAATAAGTCGACTCATTATAAGCCCGAAGAATTTTATGGAGGAGGGAAACCATACGATCCAAATGTTGGTGTTACAGAATTTTTAACGTTTTCCAAAATCCAAACTATATTTACTACATCGCTAGAGGAGCCCTTACCCTCTATTCCTGACAGTAATAAATTAAATATACGCACTTTAGATGAAAAAGAAATTGAAAATTTGCAAAACGTTATTGGTATCGGACTCAATGCTTTGCAAATTGAAACAGAAGAAGATAACAGGGAAGATATAGTATCTAATCAACTTGAAAAAATAGGCATACATCCTGATGAAGTGCAAATCTTATTGTCTAACCCTTTATCTTATGAAGAGTTGAGATATGTACTAAAATCTTTTTCAACAATCTTAAAAAATACTTTGATTACAAATGAAAATGAATTAGTGATAAATAGTGGTCAATTAAATACACAATTAAATGTAAAAACTCTTTTAAAAGTAATTGTAGAAAGTGTGCAATTATTTGATAATACGTCACAATCTTTACAAATTAAAATAGATAATCATAGTTTCGTTTTAATGAAAGACTTAAGCGCTGAGCAAAAAACCATACAAATTTTTCAAACGACTACCTTTGAAAAATTAGGAACTGGTACATATGGAGATGTGTATTCTTTAGTGCATTTGAATCAAGGAAGCCAAGTAGTAGCAAAAGTTGCTATGAGTGAAATAGATATAGATTTATTCAATGAGGTTAAAATATTAAATCATATCTACTCTAATGTAGATCACCCACCACCCGGTATATCTTTGCCACAAATTGGTTTTTTTAAAGATGTTAATTATTTTCCGGCATTAATCTTACATAAATATGATGGAAGTTCTTTGAATAACTTTTTTAAAACAAATACATATAGGCAACTACCTCTCAGCGATAAATTAAAAGGAATTGCTTCTATTTGTGAAGGGGTTAGATATCTTCATTCTATAGGTGTAATACATGGGGACATAAAGCCCAGAAACATTTTAGTGAATAAACAACCCTTACAATTTTTTATTGCAGATTTTGGAGGATCCATTAATATAAGTGACGAAATGATTAGAAAAAAAGTTGAAGGTAAAATTGATATACCTTCAAGTTTTACTTTGAACTATGCCACCTCGAGCTATATTGAAGATTTGAAACAGGCAAGAAAAGAGGCTAATTATGAAAAATGGACCGAATTGCGCTTAAAAGCAGATATTTTTGCTTTAGGATTAGTTATTTTTAAAATGTTAACTGGTAAAAAAGCTTATCCGGGAACGGCATCCATTGGGGGGCAAATACCTGATTTTTATCAACTAATCCCTAAAGAATTACCCAAAGAAAGTGCTGACATACTTTTGAATATGTTAAATCCTGATTATAAACAACGTGAAGGGGATATGGATAAGATTGTTGCGGCCTTTACGAATTTTTAA